One stretch of Punica granatum isolate Tunisia-2019 chromosome 5, ASM765513v2, whole genome shotgun sequence DNA includes these proteins:
- the LOC116208871 gene encoding putative lipid-binding protein At4g00165 — protein sequence MASKRTSPALLPLLILFNILFFTCVSSCDPCTPKKPSPSPPLAPAPKKTEKCSKDTLKFGVCGAWLGLIKENVGAKPSEECCTVIAGVADLEAALCLCTAIKANVLGLVKVEVPVAISLLVNACGKKVPEGFVCV from the coding sequence ATGGCTTCCAAGAGGACTTCCCCTGCTCTACTCCCTCTTCTTATTCTCTTCAACATCCTCTTCTTCACTTGCGTCTCCTCCTGTGACCCGTGTACCCCGAAGAAGCCAAGTCCTTCCCCTCCTCTCGCACCTGCCCCAAAGAAAACCGAGAAGTGCTCCAAAGACACCCTAAAGTTCGGGGTGTGTGGGGCCTGGTTAGGACTGATCAAGGAGAATGTTGGGGCGAAGCCAAGCGAGGAATGTTGCACTGTCATCGCTGGGGTCGCGGACCTCGAGGCTGCCCTCTGCCTTTGCACCGCAATCAAGGCAAATGTGCTTGGGCTTGTCAAGGTGGAAGTGCCGGTCGCCATCAGTTTGCTTGTCAATGCTTGTGGGAAGAAGGTCCCCGAGGGATTCGTTTGTGTATGA
- the LOC116208872 gene encoding 14 kDa proline-rich protein DC2.15-like — MAFKVSVAAALLLNLLFFTSVCSTHVPCPPPPPKHPKHPPPPAAPVSSSCPRDTLKLGVCADLLNDLVHLVVGTPPKTPCCSLIGGLADLEAAVCLCTAIKANVLGINLNLPISLSLLLNYCGKDVPKGFQCA; from the coding sequence ATGGCTTTTAAGGTCTCTGTAGCTGCTGCTCTCCTCCTCAACCTTCTTTTCTTCACTTCGGTCTGTTCGACTCATGTACCCTGCCCGCCACCGCCGCCAAAGCATCCTAAGCACCCTCCGCCTCCGGCTGCTCCAGTCAGCTCCAGCTGCCCAAGGGACACCCTTAAGCTCGGGGTGTGTGCAGACCTATTGAACGATCTAGTGCACCTTGTGGTCGGGACCCCTCCAAAGACCCCATGCTGCAGTCTCATCGGGGGCTTGGCAGACCTCGAGGCTGCTGTCTGCCTCTGCACTGCCATCAAAGCCAACGTGCTCGGCATCAACCTTAACCTCCCAATCTCCCTTAGTCTGCTCCTAAATTACTGTGGGAAGGATGTCCCAAAGGGATTCCAATGTGCTTAA